The Theileria orientalis strain Shintoku DNA, chromosome 2, complete genome genome has a window encoding:
- a CDS encoding uncharacterized protein (thioredoxin-like fold domain containing protein) has protein sequence MISNNERLAEANRSYLMDVAKSKTREGHDSESYQSTTDEDYHFLDSWKANKLKRMRNIYGKRREYLDKGAGNLEVVTDEKELINITKDNPRVICHFYEEGFERCNLLDRLLTSLASRFLDTKFVKIKASNSPFFTDRIGIKILPTLLTLIEGNIAKIYVGFEEFGKDNINLNKLRSTLCRDKLLTDECCILDGNSEGEEESDPNN, from the exons ATGATTTCAAACAACGAAAGGCTGGCCGAAGCCAACAGATCGTACTTGATG GATGTGGCAAAGTCAAAAACGAGAGAAGGACATGACTCAGAATCATATCAGTCAACAACAGATGAGGATTATCATTTTCTAGACTCATGGAAGGCAAATAAACTAAAGAGAATGAGG aATATATACGGAAAAAGAAGGGAATATTTGGATAAAGGCGCAGGGAATCTAGAAGTAGTCACAGATGAAAAGGAACTCATAAACATCACAAAAGATAATCCCAGAGTG ATATGTCACTTTTATGAAGAAGGCTTTGAAAGGTGTAACCTCCTAGATCGTCTACTAACGTCACTAGCATCAAGGTTTTTAGACACAAAATTTGTAAA AATCAAGGCAAGCAACTCTCCGTTCTTCACAGACAGGATCGGAATAAAGATCCTTCCCACCCTCTTGACACTAATAGAAGGAAACATTGCAAAAATATACGTGGGATTCGAAGAGTTTGGAA AAGATAATATCAACCTCAATAAACTGAGAAGCACGTTGTGTAGAGACAAATTGTTGACAGATGAA TGTTGCATCTTGGATGGAAACtcggaaggagaagaagaatcCGACCccaataattaa
- a CDS encoding 40S ribosomal protein S8, translating into MGISRDSRHKRRLTGGRFPIHKKKRKYELGRPSSNTKLGSRLVRKVRCRGGNLKFRALRLDSGNFSWGTQNVTRKTRIMDVVYNASSNELVRTKTLVKNAIITIDPTPYKMWFKTHYGLELGKSSEDPQAAEKVAKLVPKALLDQFSSGRLLACVSSRPGQCGRCDGYVLEGEELAFYRRRMDKKKRV; encoded by the exons ATGGGTATTTCGCGCGACAGCCGCCACAAGCGCCGCCTTACAGGCGGACGCTTCCCAATACATAAAAAGAAACGCAAGTATGAACTAGGAAGACCATCCTCTAACACGAAGTTGGGCTCCAGGTTGGTACGCAAAGTCAGATGCAGAGGCGGAAACTTGAAATTCAGAGCCCTGCGCCTGGATTCTGGAAACTTCTCATGGGGAACGCAAA aTGTAACAAGAAAAACGAGAATAATGGACGTTGTCTACAACGCAAGCAGTAACGAATTGGTGCGCACGAAGACGCTGGTGAAAAACGCAATCATCACAATTGACCCAACGCCATACAAAATGTGGTTCAAGACACACTACGGACTGGAACTAG GAAAATCATCTGAGGACCCACAGGCAGCAGAGAAGGTAGCAAAGCTGGTGCCGAAAGCACTGCTGGACCAGTTTTCGTCAGGACGACTCCTGGCATGTGTGAGCTCAAGGCCAGGCCAGTGCGGCAGATGCGACGGATACGTGCTGGAAGGAGAGGAACTGGCATTCTATCGTAGACGCATGGataagaagaagagagtaTAA
- a CDS encoding uncharacterized protein (protein of unknown function DUF529 repeat containing protein) codes for MKLCIIFRPLLFYLLLCYGKKFALSTDQAATTTTPQQQPLLYSIEVDIAQRESTSEIIYNVEFDGAETFVCRKGYVIREVWKRDKLLWKYEKDAYPDKVYIITGSDGKRTANVRYPYDELVVEVDLSVKQSNDWVIYQRYDQEDIDLFICKTGYLISKVKKGQAVVWQWQQGLDYPNRVIIHKDEHGKKMATVKFPGDEHILLILDVAVRQSTNEVDYVKDQHGIDAFIPKPGYRIHRVVKNGKFVWECQDGIYPDRINIVYDENGRPIARFKFPDAVPEAAPPVAAPPPEVAPPPPPPPEIKERSGMQLDLMAKEPTQYYNYEDQGNVGTYTPYDTVAFNSIMKKNSTIWSTRDKKKYATLVVRDGVKKCKSFNNVSLQHLDGSYTHLTYDKGNWVEISKELILNIKFQNTVRYDYSEEHDLGIFTPKHDCVFKNVRLQRSCSCGRRTGDRDFWHGGKEKITRRVVTNYHFNMDREKYLSIFVEGGEVFHYRSPTGQYGWDQISNEMVLDLKKKDNTYRFYYAAYDQLPTYVGNYNFVFTAIVNGNEHIWQGEKGQYANLVYTDCSDQKEDPDNLAIVLTDETKILLQKSGGRWVKSDEFPGFDLDILEQYSTTTISYAQNTDATAHSFTTKNIFLIKRVLDECKEIWKAENKSQYARKVILFGDQLIIKPHLGQRIEYEKKDRKWVKKVLEQQN; via the coding sequence ATGAAActatgtattatatttagaccattattgttttatttattgttgtGTTACGGCAAAAAATTTGCCCTTTCTACTGACCAAGCTGCAACAACTACAACTCCACAACAGCAACCCTTACTCTATTCAATAGAGGTTGATATCGCACAAAGAGAGTCTACTAGTGAAATCATATACAATGTGGAGTTCGATGGAGCTGAAACTTTCGTTTGTCGAAAGGGCTACGTGATTAGAGAGGTATGGAAACGCGATAAACTCCTATGGAAATATGAAAAAGATGCGTATCCTGATAAAGTATACATTATAACTGGTTCTGATGGAAAAAGGACAGCTAATGTTCGCTACCCATATGACGAACTTGTAGTTGAAGTTGACCTATCAGTCAAGCAGTCTAATGACTGGGTTATTTATCAGAGATATGATCAAGAGGATATTGACTTATTCATTTGTAAAACTGGTTACTTAATTTCAAAGGTTAAGAAAGGACAGGCTGTAGTATGGCAGTGGCAACAAGGTTTGGACTACCCTAATAGAGTTATCATCCACAAGGACGAACACGGAAAAAAAATGGCAACTGTTAAGTTCCCAGGAGATGAACATATTTTGCTAATCTTAGATGTTGCAGTTAGGCAATCCACGAACGAAGTTGACTATGTAAAGGATCAACACGGCATTGACGCCTTTATTCCCAAGCCAGGTTACAGAATACACAGGGTGGTAAAGAATGGTAAATTCGTCTGGGAGTGTCAAGACGGGATTTATCCTGACAGGATCAATATTGTCTATGACGAAAATGGAAGACCTATTGCCAGGTTTAAGTTCCCCGATGCCGTTCCAGAAGCAGCGCCTCCGGTTGCCGCTCCTCCTCCAGAGGTGGCCCCGCCACCACCTCCGCCACCCGAAATAAAAGAAAGATCTGGTATGCAATTAGATTTAATGGCTAAAGAACCCACTCAATATTACAATTACGAAGATCAAGGCAATGTCGGAACTTATACGCCCTATGATACAGTTGCCTTCAATTCTATCATGAAGAAAAACAGTACTATATGGTCTACTCGTGACAAAAAGAAATACGCAACACTTGTAGTTCGAGATGGTGTTAAAAAGTGTAAAAGTTTCAATAACGTGTCACTCCAGCATCTCGATGGTAGTTATACTCATTTAACATACGACAAAGGCAATTGGGTTGAAATTTCAAAGGAATTGATCCTTAACATTAAGTTTCAAAATACTGTACGCTACGATTACTCAGAAGAACACGATTTGGGTATATTTACACCCAAACACGACTGTGTATTCAAGAATGTGAGGTTGCAAAGGAGCTGTAGTTGTGGTCGCCGTACAGGAGACCGCGATTTCTGGCACGGCGGAAAGGAAAAAATTACACGGCGAGTAGTAACTAATTATCACTTTAACATGGACCGTGAAAAGTATTTAAGTATTTTCGTTGAAGGTGGCGAAGTTTTCCATTACCGTTCACCCACTGGCCAGTACGGATGGGATCAAATCTCAAACGAAATGGTTTTAGACTTAAAGAAGAAAGATAATACTTATCGATTCTACTACGCAGCATATGATCAACTCCCTACCTACGTTGGCAACTATAACTTTGTTTTCACGGCAATAGTAAACGGCAACGAGCACATATGGCAAGGGGAAAAAGGCCAATACGCAAATCTCGTATATACCGACTGTTCAGATCAAAAAGAGGATCCCGATAACCTGGCCATTGTTTTAACAGACGAAACCAAGATTTTGCTCCAAAAATCCGGTGGTCGATGGGTGAAGAGCGACGAATTCCCAGGATTCGACCTCGACATCCTGGAACAGTACTCAACCACAACGATTAGTTACGCACAAAACACGGATGCAACTGCTCACAGTTTCACTACCAAAAACATATTCCTGATTAAAAGGGTTTTAGATGAATGTAAAGAAATATGGAAGGCCGAGAATAAGTCTCAATACGCGCGAAAGGTTATTTTATTCGGCGATCAGCTAATCATAAAGCCGCATTTGGGTCAGAGAATCGAATATGAAAAGAAAGATCGTAAATGGGTTAAGAAGGTCCTCGAAcaacaaaattaa